One part of the Polycyclovorans algicola TG408 genome encodes these proteins:
- a CDS encoding DUF1329 domain-containing protein, with protein MIKRVFTASAVVALMTLPHLSSIAMANDAAELGNSLTPMGAEMAGNKDGSIPKWEGGLQMERPAKGKERDPAQYPTSSDKPLFTVTSSNLDEHRDMLTPGALALFEKFPDSYKMPVYPTRRTGNAPDHVYAATKKNAESASLENDGESLVNAAVGIPFPVPESGKEIIWNHKVRYRGEGLQRWNVQLAVQTGGSFVPYKIREDVRFHYNFSDATPESLNNVIIYFLQFTTAPARQAGNVLLVHETADQVAEARRAWLYNPGQRRIRRAPNVAYDNPGTGADGLRTNDQLDSFNGATDRYTWNIVGKREMLLPYNAHNLADDSVKYDDIAQRNHLNQDLTRYERRRVWVLDSNLKPGTTHQYKRRTYYVDEDTWTVLAVDIYDGRDQLWRVQEYHPIMVPWLKAVGPALATVYDLNANRYLVMEASNEEPLFEERDWNTDHFTTGSVQRMATR; from the coding sequence ATGATCAAGCGAGTATTCACGGCATCTGCCGTGGTGGCATTGATGACCCTGCCACACCTTTCATCCATTGCGATGGCCAACGACGCGGCCGAGCTGGGCAACTCGTTGACGCCCATGGGCGCTGAAATGGCCGGCAACAAGGACGGCAGCATCCCCAAATGGGAAGGCGGCCTGCAGATGGAGCGCCCCGCCAAAGGCAAGGAGCGTGATCCGGCTCAATATCCGACCAGCAGCGACAAACCGTTGTTCACGGTGACGTCGTCCAACCTCGACGAGCACCGCGACATGCTCACGCCGGGGGCGCTGGCCCTGTTCGAGAAATTCCCTGACTCGTACAAGATGCCGGTGTACCCGACGCGGCGAACGGGCAACGCGCCGGACCACGTGTATGCGGCCACCAAGAAGAACGCCGAGAGCGCCAGCCTTGAGAACGATGGCGAATCGCTGGTCAATGCGGCTGTGGGGATTCCGTTTCCGGTTCCCGAAAGCGGCAAGGAAATCATCTGGAACCACAAGGTTCGCTACCGCGGCGAAGGCCTGCAGCGCTGGAACGTGCAGTTGGCGGTCCAGACCGGCGGCAGTTTCGTCCCCTACAAGATCCGTGAAGACGTGCGCTTTCACTACAATTTTTCGGATGCCACGCCCGAGAGCCTGAACAACGTCATCATTTACTTTCTGCAGTTCACCACCGCCCCGGCACGGCAGGCCGGCAATGTGCTGTTGGTGCACGAGACCGCCGACCAGGTGGCCGAAGCGCGCCGTGCATGGCTCTACAATCCCGGTCAGCGCCGCATTCGCCGCGCTCCCAACGTCGCCTATGACAACCCGGGCACCGGGGCTGACGGCCTGCGCACCAACGACCAGCTCGACTCGTTCAATGGCGCCACCGACCGCTACACCTGGAACATTGTCGGCAAGCGCGAAATGCTGTTGCCTTACAACGCGCACAACCTTGCCGACGACTCGGTCAAATACGACGACATTGCCCAGCGCAATCACCTGAACCAGGACCTGACCCGCTACGAGCGCCGCCGCGTCTGGGTGCTTGACTCCAACCTCAAGCCGGGCACGACGCACCAGTACAAGCGCCGGACTTACTACGTCGATGAAGACACCTGGACCGTCCTCGCAGTCGACATCTACGACGGTCGCGACCAGCTCTGGCGTGTGCAGGAGTACCATCCCATCATGGTGCCGTGGCTCAAGGCCGTGGGCCCGGCGCTGGCCACGGTTTACGACCTGAATGCCAACCGCTATCTGGTGATGGAAGCGTCCAACGAAGAACCGTTGTTTGAAGAGCGCGACTGGAACACCGACCATTTCACGACCGGCTCGGTGCAGCGCATGGCCACCCGCTGA